The Thermomonospora amylolytica sequence GTACGTCTGGGCGGGGGGCAGGAAGCGGGCGCCGCGGACGCGGGCGGAGTGCTGGATCGGGACGGCGCGGTCGACCAGCGGGACGATGGAGGCGTTCTGCATGGCCAGGCGGTCGAGCTGGTTCCACAGGCCGGTGGCGCGGTCGAGGGCGGAGGCGTTCAGGGACTCCTTGAGCATGTGCCGCACGTACAGGTCGGGGTGGTCCTCCAGGAGCGGTGCCAGCGCGGAACGGCCGTTGTTGCCGAACCAGTCGGGTCGCGGGGTCACCAGGGCGAGGTCGGCGTCCGTCTCCTCGTCGCGCAGCTCGATCTTGATGCCGCAGTCCGCCAGGCTCTCCTTGACGGCCTCGGCGACGTCCTCGTGGCCGTGGGCGGCCAGGGTCAGCTCCAGCCCGTCCTCATGGCCGGCCTTGCCGAGCAGGTCCTGGCAGCGGGCCGGATCACCGGCGTCACCGGGCGACGGGTAGGCGATGTGCTCGAAGTACCCGGTGTTGCCGGGCGCGATCAGCGTGTGCAGCGGGCGGGCCGCCTCCGGGCCGCCGAACGCCCGGATCACCGCGGTCCGGTCCACCGCGTACTGCACGGCCTGCCGGACCCGCCGGTCCGCGGTCGGCCCGTTCCGGCCGTCCATCACCAGGTACGGCGCGATCCCCGGGACCTGCCGGAACGTGAAGCCGTCCGTCCCGCGCAGCCGCCGGATCGCCGCCACCGGCACCGGCTGGTCCCAGGACAGGTCGGCGGTCCCCCGCTCGATCTGCCGCTGCACCTCCTCGGGGTCGTTCACCCCGAACGTGATCCGGATCCGGTCGACGTGCCGTTCCCGCAGCGGATCCGAGGCGGCCCGCCATGCCGGGTTGTGCTCCAGGACGTAGGAACGGCCGGGCTGGTACGAGGCGATCCGGTACGGCCCGTTCGAGATGGTGTTCCGCCGGAACTCGGGGCCGTCCGGCACGTACCGGTCGTACTCCTCGGGCGCCGCGACGGCGGACGGCAGCGCCAGCATGTTGAGGAAGTCGGTGGCCGGACGGATCAACGTGAACACCAGCGTGCGGTCCCCGTCTGCCTTCACCCCGGCGATCGAGTGCTCCTTCTGGTACGCGGCCATCGCCTCCGCGTCGTCGTCCGGCACCTCCTGATAGCCGTCGCAGAACTCCGCCATCCCCTCGACGGTCGCGATGTAGTACTCCCGGTACGGCGACGGCGCGGCCGGGTTGCACAGCCGCTCGAACCCCCGCACGAAGTCCTCGGCGACGACCGCCCGCGCCGGCCGGGTGTCCCACTGAACGTCCCCGCGCAGCCGGACGGTGTACGTCTTCCCGTCCTTGCTGATCCCGCCGTTCTCCTTGGTCGGCACCCGCTCGGCCACGTCCGCCTGGACGGGCACCGTCTCGTCGAAGTTGTTGGACGCGCCGGTCGCGAGCAACGTCCGCGCGAACACCCGGTTCAGCCCGTACGCATGCACCCCGCCGGCACTGGCCGGATCCAGATGCTCCACGTCCTCGGCCCCGACGACCTGCAGCGTTCCCCCCGCCCGAGGCGCCGAGCCCGTACTCTCCGCCCCGCACCCGGCCAGCGCGAGCACGACGACGCCGATCCCCGCGACCCAGGCGCTCCCAGCCCTCCGAGCCATCGACCCTCCAACACTCGCCACCACCTGACCGACCGCCCCCAGCATTCTCCCGCCCCGAAAGCGGACACTTACCCACCCCCCGTGTCGCCTCCCTCACACCGGCCCCGCCCCATCCGCCACAGTTCCAGCACCAACCGTCCGGACAGCGAACGAGCATGCGCGGCCACCAGCATGAACACCCCGCCTCCGGCCACCGCCTGGGCGTGCCGTCAGCCGATGGCCCAGTGGCTGATCGTGTGCGGATACCGGCCGTTCGATGCGTCCACCCGGGAGCGGACGCGCGTCGTCCAGGTGCGATGGAGACCATGCCGATGCGCCCGGTGATCAGCACGTCGTAGGGTCTGGGCATGGGTCGCCGGAGTGAGGATGTCCGCGAGCTCGTGGCCGCGTACCTGCACGGCTATGAGGTCAGGTCGGTGACGCTGCTCGGTGAGGGCGAGGACAACGTCGCCTACGAGGTCAACGGCGAGCTGATCGTACGTTTCGGCAAGGACTCCGACGCGGAGGAACGAGCCGGTCGAGTGGAGGGCGAGGCCCGTCTGCTGACGGCCGTGGCGGGCCTGTCGCCGCTGCCCGTTCCCGAGCCGTGCTTCACGGTCGCGCAGGAGGGCTGCCTGGCCTATTTCAAGCTCCCGGGCGTGCCGCTGATCGACCTCCCCCTGCGGGAACGGTCCGAACGGAGCGGCTCCGTCGGTGCGGTGCTCGGCGAACTGCTCACCGCGCTGCACTCCGTTCGGCACGACGAGGCCACCCGGCTGGTGGAGGTCGACGACCACCCCAAGGATCTGTGGCTGCGTGAGGCAGCAGAGGCATATGCCGCCGTCGGCGACCGGGTGCCCCAGACCCACCGCCCGGCCGTGGAGGAGTTCCTGGCCGCACCTCCTCCGACGGACGGGTACGACCTGGTGTTCTCCCACAACGACCTGGGGATCGAGCATGTCCTGGTCGACCCGGCGACGGGGACGGTGACGGGCGTCATCGACTGGAGCGACGCCGCGATCGTCGACCCGGCGTACGACTTCGGGCTGCTGTACCGCGACCTCGGCCCTCACGCGCTCGACAGGGCGCTGGCCGGCTACCGCGCCGAAGCCCCCGACAGGCAGGCGTTGAGGGCCCGTGCGACCTTCTACGCCAGGTGCACGGTCTTCACCGACCTGGCGTACGGAATAGAAACCGGCCGCGACGAGTACCTCCACAAAAGCCTCACCGCGCTGGAATGGCTCTTCCCGCCCCAGGCCGCGCCATCACGGTAGCCCGCAGGCCGTCCGTGTTCGTCTCCGCGTTCGTCGCCCGGACAGGCTGCCGGAAGGCGGGTGGCCGTTGCCGTCTTGCCAGGCGGGTTCTGGTCGTGCTCTGTGGTCAGACGGGGCGGAGGGCGCCTTCGGGGGTCATGGAGCCGAGGAGGCGTTCCAGGGCGACCTCCACGTCCTCGCGCCAGGAGAGGGCGGACTTGAGCTCCAGGCGCAGGCGGGGGAAGCGGTGGTGGGGGCGGATGGTCTTGAAGCCGACCGACAGCAGGTAGTCGGCGGGGACCATGCAGCCGCCCTCCTCCCCCTTGAGGTCGCCGAACGCCTCGATGGCCTTGACGCCGCGGCGGACCAGGTCCTTGGCGACCCCCTGGACGAGCATCCGGCCCAGACCGCCGCCGGCGAACTCCGGGACCACGTGGGCGGTCATCAGCAGGACGGCGTCGGCGCTGACCGGGCTGGTGGGGAAGGCCACCGAACGGGGCACGTACAGCGGAGGCGCGTACAGCACGAAACCGGCGGGCACTCCGTCGACATAGACGATCTTGCCGCAGCTGCCCCACTCCAGCAGCGTGGAGGAGATCCACGCCTCCTTCTCCAGGGCGGGGTCGCCGGCCTCGACGGCGCGTTCCCCGTTGACCGGGTCCAGCTCCCAGAACACGCACCTGCGGCACCGGAGCGGCAGATCGTCCAGGTTGTCGAGCGTGATGCTGACGAGACGACGCGACACCAGATCGGCACCCCCTGGTGCTTGTTCCCGCGCCCGTCCACGGGCTGCCTGAGCCGATGACGGCAGGGAGCGCTCGCCGCATCCCCCCGACCGCGGGACCCGTTCGGGCGTTGTCAGGACAACCCCCGGGGTCCCTGAGGCATCGTATCTGACAAGGGCGTCGAGCGACCGGCGTCGGCCGGAGCGTCAAGGAAACATGGCCGCACCGGGCGTGTCGTTGACCCGGCCCAGCATCAGACCGCATCCGACCATGACGTAGTTTGCCTTGTGGTTCCCGGCTCCGGAGGTATCCGTGCACCAGCACACGCGAACAGATCCCTACGCCGACCGCTATGCCGCCCGGGCCGCAGGGATGGTGCCTTCGGAGATCCGCGCCCTGTTCGCCGTGGCCAACCGGCCCGAGGTGGTCTCGCTGGCCGGCGGGATGCCGTACGTGGCCGCGCTGCCGCTGGACATCGTCGGGGAGATGCTGGGCGAGCTGACCCAGCGGCGCGGCGCCCAGGCGCTGCAGTACGCCTCCGCGCAGGGCGACCCGGAGCTGCGGGCCAGGATCTGCGAGGTGATGGCG is a genomic window containing:
- a CDS encoding ABC transporter substrate-binding protein encodes the protein MARRAGSAWVAGIGVVVLALAGCGAESTGSAPRAGGTLQVVGAEDVEHLDPASAGGVHAYGLNRVFARTLLATGASNNFDETVPVQADVAERVPTKENGGISKDGKTYTVRLRGDVQWDTRPARAVVAEDFVRGFERLCNPAAPSPYREYYIATVEGMAEFCDGYQEVPDDDAEAMAAYQKEHSIAGVKADGDRTLVFTLIRPATDFLNMLALPSAVAAPEEYDRYVPDGPEFRRNTISNGPYRIASYQPGRSYVLEHNPAWRAASDPLRERHVDRIRITFGVNDPEEVQRQIERGTADLSWDQPVPVAAIRRLRGTDGFTFRQVPGIAPYLVMDGRNGPTADRRVRQAVQYAVDRTAVIRAFGGPEAARPLHTLIAPGNTGYFEHIAYPSPGDAGDPARCQDLLGKAGHEDGLELTLAAHGHEDVAEAVKESLADCGIKIELRDEETDADLALVTPRPDWFGNNGRSALAPLLEDHPDLYVRHMLKESLNASALDRATGLWNQLDRLAMQNASIVPLVDRAVPIQHSARVRGARFLPPAQTYDYTRLWLTQH
- a CDS encoding phosphotransferase family protein, with product MGRRSEDVRELVAAYLHGYEVRSVTLLGEGEDNVAYEVNGELIVRFGKDSDAEERAGRVEGEARLLTAVAGLSPLPVPEPCFTVAQEGCLAYFKLPGVPLIDLPLRERSERSGSVGAVLGELLTALHSVRHDEATRLVEVDDHPKDLWLREAAEAYAAVGDRVPQTHRPAVEEFLAAPPPTDGYDLVFSHNDLGIEHVLVDPATGTVTGVIDWSDAAIVDPAYDFGLLYRDLGPHALDRALAGYRAEAPDRQALRARATFYARCTVFTDLAYGIETGRDEYLHKSLTALEWLFPPQAAPSR
- a CDS encoding GNAT family N-acetyltransferase; this encodes MSRRLVSITLDNLDDLPLRCRRCVFWELDPVNGERAVEAGDPALEKEAWISSTLLEWGSCGKIVYVDGVPAGFVLYAPPLYVPRSVAFPTSPVSADAVLLMTAHVVPEFAGGGLGRMLVQGVAKDLVRRGVKAIEAFGDLKGEEGGCMVPADYLLSVGFKTIRPHHRFPRLRLELKSALSWREDVEVALERLLGSMTPEGALRPV